From a single Lagenorhynchus albirostris unplaced genomic scaffold, mLagAlb1.1 scaffold_330, whole genome shotgun sequence genomic region:
- the LOC132514377 gene encoding metallothionein-1E-like: MDPKCSCPTGGSCGCAGSCTRKACRCASCKKSCCSCCPVGCAKCAQGCVCKGASDKCSCCA; encoded by the exons ATGGACCCCAAGTGCTCCTGCCCCACTG GCGGCTCCTGCGGCTGCGCTGGCTCCTGCACCCGCAAAGCCTGCAGATGCGCCTCCTGCAAGAAGA gctgctgctcctgctgccccGTGGGCTGCGCCAAGTGTGCCCAGGGCTGCGTCTGCAAAGGGGCCTCGGACAAGTGCAGCTGCTGTGCCTGA